The following are from one region of the Penaeus chinensis breed Huanghai No. 1 chromosome 5, ASM1920278v2, whole genome shotgun sequence genome:
- the LOC125025743 gene encoding lysozyme-like isoform X2, with the protein MALVKQAMIAVTAAVIFALVYGEGVDPNCLGCLCEASTKCNASTACHTPYPGAYFCGPFLISWAYWADADKPIIEGDNADQKGAFERCVQDLYCGAETVRRYMAKFLQDCNGDGAVTCIDVIRTHKLGRGDCARAIQQGDKFWSQYQECETRLSL; encoded by the exons ATGGCACTTGTCAAGCAAGCGATGATCGCCGTGACGGCGGCTGTCATCTTCGCGCTCGTGTATG GAGAAGGGGTTGACCCCAACTGCCTCGGGTGCCTGTGCGAGGCCTCCACCAAGTGCAACGCCTCCACGGCCTGCCACACGCCCTACCCAGGGGCATATTTCTGCGGGCCCTTCCTCATCTCATGGGCATACTGGGCCGACGCAGATAAGCCAATCATTGAGGGCGACAACGCGGATCAGAAGGGAG CCTTCGAGCGCTGCGTGCAGGACCTGTACTGCGGAGCCGAGACCGTCCGCCGCTACATGGCTAAATTCCTCCAG GATTGCAACGGCGACGGCGCAGTGACCTGTATCGACGTGATAAGGACTCACAAACTCGGTCGCGGGGATTGCGCCAGAGCCATTCAGCAAGGAGACAAGTTCTGGTCCCAGTACCAGGAGTGCGAGACCCGCCTCTCCCTCTAA
- the LOC125025743 gene encoding lysozyme-like isoform X1 yields the protein MALVKQAMIAVTAAVIFALVYGEGVDPNCLGCLCEASTKCNASTACHTPYPGAYFCGPFLISWAYWADADKPIIEGDNADQKGAFERCVQDLYCGAETVRRYMAKFLQIDCNLDGTVDCRDYAHIHMMGGYGCKDPSVRTTDFYKTFEKCWDVVSAASPTTAT from the exons ATGGCACTTGTCAAGCAAGCGATGATCGCCGTGACGGCGGCTGTCATCTTCGCGCTCGTGTATG GAGAAGGGGTTGACCCCAACTGCCTCGGGTGCCTGTGCGAGGCCTCCACCAAGTGCAACGCCTCCACGGCCTGCCACACGCCCTACCCAGGGGCATATTTCTGCGGGCCCTTCCTCATCTCATGGGCATACTGGGCCGACGCAGATAAGCCAATCATTGAGGGCGACAACGCGGATCAGAAGGGAG CCTTCGAGCGCTGCGTGCAGGACCTGTACTGCGGAGCCGAGACCGTCCGCCGCTACATGGCTAAATTCCTCCAG ATCGACTGCAACCTCGACGGGACGGTGGACTGCCGCGACTACGCCCACATTCACATGATGGGCGGGTACGGGTGTAAAGATCCGTCTGTCAGAACCACCGACTTCTATAAAACTTTCGAAAAGTGTTGGGATGTAGTTAGCGCCGCTTCTCCTACAACTGCTACGTAG